From uncultured Pseudodesulfovibrio sp.:
AGATCTTCGATTACATCAGAAGAGATTTCCTCAATGTTCGGTTCGGGAACAGCGTCCTCTTCAGCGTCTGAGGTTCCTTCTTCGAGCAGATCATCAAGTTCCAAAAGATCCTCATCCGAATCATCCTCTTCCGCTACGAGATCATCCAATTCAATGGCATCCTCATCGGCTTCAGATTCAAGCTCCGGCTCATTCTCTTCGGCGATATCGTCCACCAAGGCTTCAACCTCGGCTGCATTCTCGTCCGTCACTTCCTCAACAACATCGTCGAGCACCAGCGGTTCATCCACATCATCTTCAATGATGTCATCAAGCACGATTAACTCGTCATTCTCTTCGGCGCTGGCAGCGGTTTCTACCACGGTGTCGAGATCAATGATTTCATCCGCTTCCTCGGCAATGTCATCCAGCACGATAGGCTCGTCCTCTGCAACATCGTCGAGCAGAACCGGCCCGTCGTCGCTGTCAGCGGAAACGTCATCATCCAGATCATCAGCAAAAAGATCTTCAAGCTCCTGCTCGAAATCAGCATCAACGGAATCTGGATCCAGCCCTTCATTTTCGGGCGCGGTATCGTTCAAGACGTCGCTTATATCAACATTCTTGTCGTTGGGGGAAGGCGGGGGAGCCGGGGTCATATGTACCTCCTGAGAGAAGGTTTAAAAAAAAAGGGGAGCTGTCTTAGCAGCCCCCCTCGAATTACCCTAGCGTTTTACTTCTTGGGGTGGCAGTCCTTACAACCAACGGGGGCTGCCTTGCCGGCCTTCTTTTCTACCTTGTGGCAGCCAAGACAGGAAGCCTTGGACTTCTTGTTATGGAAAGCCTGGTAGAAGCCCTTGGGGTCTTTCTTGGCGGCTTTGCTGGCATCCACGTGACAGCCTTCAGAAGCACAGCTCTTGACTGCTTCCTTGGACTCGGCTTTATGGTGACACACCATACAGTCGATACCGAGCTCAGAATGCTTTTTGTGCGGGAATTCGACAGCTGTTTTAGTTGCCTTGACGCCCTCGGGAGCCGTCATGGTGATCTGGTCGGGAGCTGCATTGCCTGCAATAACTGCGGGCAGCGCGAAAACACATACCAGAGCGACAACCATAAGGCTGATGATCAGTGATTTCTTCATTTACCTAGTTCCTCCTGTTGCATAAAAAAATAAACAGTCACACTCTCTACTTAGCGGGATAAATTATGTATCCCCCCCCTGTCAAGCGAGGGAATGCTAGCGTAGCCCCCCGCTTTTACCTGAAAAAGGTCCTTCAAGGCAAGGGGCTTTTGTTACTTTTCTCACACATCAGATGTCATATTTTTGATGATAGCCACGAGGAGTCAACAATCGACCGCCTGCAATCCGCGTCGCAGAATTACCCACGATGAGTACGGTTTGCATGTCAACGGCTTCGAAATCCACGCTGTTCAGGGTCACGGCTTTCACGGATTGTCCCGGCCTGTAAGCCTTCCCCACAACACCAACAGGCGTCTCAGGACTTCTGAATTTGGCTATGATATCAAGAGCTTTTTGCAAATGGTCATGCCGTTTTCTGGAACGAGGATTATAGATGGCAATGACAAAATCAGCACTGGCGGCAGCAGCCAATCGCTTTTCGATAAGTTCCCAAGGCGTCAGTAAATCACTCAAGCTGATGGAAGCAAAATCGTGCATAAGCGGTGCGCCAAGCAAAGCCGAAGCCGCATTAAAAGCAGCCACTCCGGGAATGACTTCAAACGGTATTTTTTCGAGCAACCCTTCGGCTTCGAGAATTTCCAAAATCAATCCGGCCATGGCATAAATACCAGCGTCGCCACTGCACACCATGACGGTTTTCCGGCCAGAGCGAGCGCATTCAACAGCGGATTTTACCCGTTCAACTTCACCCATCATGCCGGTGGAGACGACTTCCTTGCCTTCAAGTAGTTCAGGCGGCGTCAGCTCAATGTATCCTTTATATCCGGCGACGACGTCCGCTTCCTCAAGAGCCTTTCTGGCTGCAGGGGTAAGCAGGCTTTCATCTCCCGGCCCCAAGCTGACTGCCTTAATCACCTTTGGCCCTCGCAACAGCCAGCGTTACGGTGCTGGTCTTTTCCTTGGTCACGACCAGTTCACCGCCGTGCGTTGCCAACAGAGCCGAAGCCTCGGCTACGGAAGGAACATTCATATGCGCTAAAACCATATCGGACGGCGTAGGTACATCAATGGATGCAAGCTGCTTAGTTGTGTAAAAAACAGGATCAACGCCGAAATCATGGGCCGCTTCCAGCAGTCCGGCTTCATGCCGCTTGGCTTCGACTGATCCCAGAGAAGCAATACTCTTCAAAGCAAGTCCCTTTTCCTTGAAAACAGAGTATACATGGTCGAGAATTTCTTCTTTGGTAACGTCAAGACGACATCCAACCCCCAAGTGCAGCATGCGTGGATGCAGACAAAGTGCACCTTGTGGACAATCATCATGCCATGTCACCCAGATACCGGGACGATTCCTGTCCCAATCTGCAGGGTCGCTTATTCCTTCAAAACTCATATCCCACGCCAGACCAAGCCAATCCTCAGGATCATGCAGTTGCACTGTCATCCCTTCCAAAAGGGCGATGTTCACAAACTTGACCCGACTGATATCGTCGATAACCAACCCTTGGGACTGAGCGAGCATGTCTATAGACAAAACGCCGACAGAGTCCGTGGCTGTGGTAATCACTGGCTGTCCACCAAGGACACGGGCACATTGTGTGGATAACTCATTGGCCCCGCCCAAATGGCCGGCCAATAAGCTAATGGCGTACTGTCCTTCTTGATCAAGACAAACCACGGCAGGATCGGTTTCCTTGCTTTGCAGATGAGGGGCAATGCATCGCACCGCAATACCTGCGGCGGCAACAAAAACATGAGCATCAAATGTATTGAAGGTTGCTGAAATCAATTCGGACAGAGAATCGAACGGAGCAGCACCTTCGGCCTCAAGACGTCGGGACGCGTAAACGGTCCCGCCCAGCTTGGCAGCCAGACGGCTGACAATAGTGTGCCCTTTGCTGGTCAGGGCGTAATATGCAATTTTCTTTACTGACATCCTCTCTGTTTATCAGCATCACGCCTGATTCGAAAGTGAAAAATGCGATGAATACCCCCTCAAAAAGAGGAGAATTATCATTCTTTTACCCAACAAAAACGGGTCGGTACACAAAACGTGCACCGACCCGTCAATATTATTACTTGAAAAAACTGTCTAAAATTGGACTTTCCGAGCCGCCTCAAGCGTCTTTTCAAAATCTTCATCCGTATGAGCGAAAGAAGTAAAGGCGCACTCGAAGCCAGCCGGTGCCAAATACACACCTTGAGCCAACATCTGCTGCCAGTAGGTTGCATAGGCTTCAGAATCACACTGGCCGGATTCGATCATATTAGTCACCGGCTTGTCTGAAAAATACATGGTAAAAGCGGAACCGATCTGCACCAAATGCACAGGCTTGCCCTTACCCTCCACGATGGATGCCAACTCTTCGGCAAAAGCCGTGGTTCGGGCCTCCAGAGCAGCGTAATCGCACTCGGCCAAACGGTGCAAGGTTGCCAGACCAGCGGCCATGGCGACGGGGTTGCCGGACAGTGTACCAGCTTGGAATACGCCACCTACCGGGGCCATGTGTTCCATAATTTCACGTTTGCCACCGAAACAGCCCACGGGGAAACCTCCGCCGATAATCTTGCCAAGGGTGGTTAGGTCTGGAGTAATGCCGTAGCGCTCCTGAGCACCGCCGCGAGCCAATCTAAAACCAGTAATGACTTCATCAAAGATAAGAACCGCGCCGTACTGAGTACATACGTCACGCAAGCCCTGAAGAAAGCCTTCTTTAGGCTTAACCAGTCCCATATTGCCTGCGGCAGGCTCCACAATGACACAAGCAATCTCGTCGCCGGACTCTTCAAAAAGGGCCTTCACCGCGTCGAGATCATTGTACTGAGCAAGCAGCGTGTGCTTTGTCACTTCTTCGGGAACACCCGGAGTGCCGGGAACAACGGCTGCGGCAGAACCGGCAGCAGCCAAGAATGCGTCAGCATGGCCGTGATAGTTGCCGATGAACTTCACGAACTTGTTGCGGCCAGTATACCCTCGCGCCAAACGCAAAGCAGACATCGTGGCCTCAGTGCCGGAAGAGACCATGCGCATCATGTCCATGGAAGGGACAAGCTTGTTGATGGCTTCGGCCAGAGCGACCTCGCCGAAACAGGGTGCACCATAGCTGGAGCCTTGATCAATGGCCTTGTGCGCAGCCTCGGATACGGCAGGGTCCTGATGACCAAGAATCTGCGGTCCCCAGGAAAAAACGTAATCAATGTATTTGCGGCCATCAACATCGTACAGATACGCGCCTTTGGCGTTCTCGATGAAGACAGGTTCAGCATTGACATACCTGCAAGCACGCAGGGGAGAATTGACACCGCCGGGCATAAGAGTCTGAGCCTTGGCGTAGAGTTCTTTTGAGTTCATGACAGCCTCGAATATGTATCGAATTATTTATTTGAAATAGACCATGGAGGTCTTCTTGAGCTCTTTGAGAGACTTCAACACGCAGTTGTCGTCGATACCGATGATCTGCTCCAGTTCGGCCACCACTTCATTGGCATGCCCAGGCCGTTCGCCGTGAATCATCGTATATAAATTGTACGTCCACTCCGGGTAGGTGCGACGGATATAACAATGAGATATCTCGGGCCGAGCCGCACAAATTTCGCCAATCTCATCACTCCGTTCCTCCGGCACGCGCCACGCCACCATGGCGTTGTGGCCGTAGCCTGCCTTCTGATGTCTGAGCGTAGCCCCGAAGCGACGAATAATCTTGCGCTCCTTGAGGTCGGCCAAAAGGTTGATGACATCCTGCTCGTCCACGCCCACTGCCTCGGCAATAGTCTTGAACGGCTGCTCGGTGTCCGGCAGATCAGTGCCTGCCAGAGCGAGTATCCTTTCTTCGGTCTCGGTAAATTGTATAGCCATGGGAGGGTCTATACATCCGGCTGAAACAGGATGCAACCATGTGCACGATTTCATCTCACTGCCCCCAGATTGAGGACTTGCCACCAACTCCCGCCCCACGTATGCTAAAAAACTGTATAAAGCACGAAAGGAGTCCTTGCATGAAAATAGCAGTTCTGGGCGCAGGTGCCTGGGGAACAACCCTGGCCGACATGCTCGCAAAGAACGATGTAAACACCACTTTATGGGCACGTGAGCCTGAAGTGGTGGCCAATATCCGTGAAAAAAGAGAAAATTCAACTTTTCTTCCGGGCGTCACCCTGTCCGAAAAGCTCAATATTGAATCCGACCCTGAAACAGCTTTTGCCGGCGCCGACTACTTTTTGGTCGTCATCCCCAGTCAATTCATCCGGCCCGCCCTTGAAGGGTTCCGGGATATCCTGCCGATGAATCCGGTAATCGTCTGTGCTTCAAAAGGCATCGAACTGAATTCTCTGGCCCCCATGTCTCGTGTGGTCGCCGAAGCACTTGAAGGTAAACGTCCCCGTTACGCATCGCTGTCCGGGCCATCCTTTGCCGCCGAGGTCTCCGCCGACATGCCCACATCCGTTTCTCTGGGCTGTGAAGACCATGAGCTTGGCCGTGAATTACAGGAAGCTTTTTCCACTCCATTTTTCCGAGTCTATTTCACGCCCGATTATCGCGGCGTGGAGCTGGGCGGTGCGGTCAAGAATGTTATCGCCATCGCCGCAGGCATGGCCGATGGTCTCAATTTCGGCCATGACGCCAGAGCCGCACTCATCACCCGAGGACTGGCCGAACTGAGCCGCCTTGGTGAAGCCATGGGTGGACAGGAGCGTACCTTCATGGGGTTGTCCGGCATGGGTGATCTCGTGTTGACCTGTACCGGCGACCTTTCCCGCAACCGACAGGTGGGCTTGAAACTCGGTCAGGGCCAAAAGCTCGACGACATCATCAATGAGATGAAAGCAGTGGCCGAAGGCGTCAAAACCACCAAGTCCCTCTACGACCTTTCCAAAAAGCTCAACGTGGAATTGCCCATTACAGACCAAGTGTATAAGATACTCTATGAAGACAAGGACCCGGCTCAGGCCACTCGTGACTTGATGAACCGGGATTTAAAAGACGAATAAACAGGGAGTCGCCATGCGCCAGCTCGTTCTCACCGTGAGTCTCATTATTTTGACACTCGCCCTGCTCATGTTCTCGGGATGTTCCAGAGCATGGTATCATTCGGACCTCAGCGGCGCGGCGGCTGACGAACAGTTCGCCAAGGACTCGGACGACTGCAAGCTCAATGCAATGGACATGTATCCGCTGGATAAGCACATGCAGTCCCAAGGCTACGAAAAGTGCCTGCAGGAAAAAGGCTGGATGCATCAGCGCGACTACGACGGAATCCGCTTCGAAACCAAACCCAGATAATCGGGGGACACCATGACTCACGGTCCGGTTCTGGTTCTTGGCTCCACGGGCTATGTTGGCGGACGGCTCGTCCCGCTCCTTTTGGAAAAAGGATTCACCGTGCGCGCTGCTGGACGGAGCGTGGAGAAAATCAAGGCTCGATCATGGGGCGACAATCCCAATGTCGAGGCTATCCAAGCGGATATGCATGATGCAGACAGCCTGAGTCGTGCTGCCAAAGGATGTACTGCAGCCTTCTATCTGGTCCACTCCATGAGCAGCCCCGGCCGGGATTTTGCGGAACAAGAACGTGACGCGGCCTACAACATGGTCACGGCAGCGCAACACGCGGACCTGTCGCGTATCATCTACTTGGGTGGCCTTGGCGAAGACCATGAAGACCACCCGCTGTCCAAACACCTTCGCTCCCGCGCCGAGGTAAGCCGTATCCTCGCCCTTGGTCCGGCCAAAGTAACGACCTTGCGTGCCGCACAAATAGTCGGGTCCGGCTCTTCTTCATTCGAGTTGGTGCGATATCTTGCGGACCGTCTCCCGTTCATGATCACTCCCAAATGGGTACGGACAAAGACCCAACCCATTTCCATACGAAATGTACTCGGCTACTTGGTCGGTTGTCTGGAAAACGATGAGACAGCGGGGTTGACGTTGGATATCGGAGGACCGGACATCCTCTCCTATCAGGAACTGTTTCAACTCTACGCTGAAGTAGCCGGTATTCCCAAGCGGCGCATTTATCCATTCCCCTTTCTCTCGCCGCGCCTTTCGTCTTTCTGGGTGTCCATGATCACTCCCATGCCCATGACCCTGTCCAGATCACTGATCGAAGGGTTGCGTAATGAGGTTATCTGCCGGGACGACCGCATCCGTACACTGGTCCCGCAAGAACTTGTGTCCTGCCATGAGGCCATTCGTCTGGCTCTGGACAAGACCGAACACCAAAAAGTGGAGACCTGTCTTTTTGACGTAGGCAGTGCATGTATGCCGGAATGGGCATCGGAGAACGACCCCAAGTATGCTGGCGGCACCCGGTTTGAAATGGGCTACAAAGCCCGACTTCAAGGCAATCCGACAAAAGTATGGAAAGTGGTCACACGCATTGGCGGCGAACAGGGATGGTATTACGGCGACCCGCTCTGGCGGCTACGCGGATTCATCGATCGAATTCTGGCTGGGCCGGGACTGAAACGCGGCAGACCGCATGGCAACGGCACCCCGCGTGTGGGTGACGCCCTCGACTTCTGGCGGGTTTTGGCCAGTGATGAAGGCCGCAGGCTGTTACTTCTGGCTGAAATGCGTCTGCCCGGAGAGGCCTTGCTGGATTTCAAATTCGATTCGCAATGGGGCAATGCCGTAGACTTGTCCATGACCGCCAAATTCCTCCCCAAAGGACTGACCGGCATTCTCTACTGGTATGCCATGTACCCCTTCCATGTGGTCTTGTTCAAAAATATTCTCAAAAATATTTCCGACCTGGCGGGAACCCACCTTTACGAACCGCCACGCCGAGTCGACTAGGATCAGAATGGCCGAAAAACTTCGTACAGGACGAACCACCGGATCGTGCGCTTCGGCAGCGGCCATGGCGGGAGTCCTCTTCCTTTTGACTCGGGCACAACCCGACTCGGTAAACATCCCCCTACCTCCCGGCGGCACACTGACTGTTCCCATTGAGCGATACAATCCCGAGGGGAAAACCGTGCGGGTTACCGTCATCAAAGACGGTGGTGACGACCCTGACGCAACTCACGGATGTGAAATCCAAGCTGTTGTCTCCGTCGACACAATGACCCACGGCGAACTGTCTGTGGACGTTGATGGGGGAAGAGGAGTAGGCCGCGTCACTCTGCCCGGTCTGCCCGTTGAGGTGGGCAAGGCAGCCATCAATCCCGAACCGCTCCGCCAGATTGAGAAAGCTATACTCACAGCCGCCCCTTCTCTGACACACGGCCAAATCTCAGTTTTGATCGAAGTCCCGGAAGGGAAGAATATCGCCCACAAGACCATGAACGCCCGACTGGGCATCGTCGACGGCATTTCTATCCTCGGCACACAGGGAATCGTCAAACCGTTTTCCCATGATTCATGGCGCGCCACGGTCGCAGAAGGGTTGGATGTGGCCAAGGCGCAGGGATTGGATTACGCAATTTTCACCACGGGGAGACGGTCTGAACGACTCTATCTGGAACACAGCCCGACCACCCCGGAGTTGGCACTGATTCAGGCTGCGGACTTCTTCGAATTTTCCATGCAGGCCGCAGCAAAACGCGGCTTTACGCATGTCACATGGAGCATGTTTTTCGGCAAATTGGTCAAACAAGCGCAAGGACTTTCTTATACCCATGCCAAAACACATCCGGTTGACTTCGACCAACTGGCCGACTGGTGCGAAGAAGCAGGAGTCGCCGCGCCCTATCTTCCGACCATCCGAGAAGCCAACACCGCCGTGCAGGTCCTCGGCATGCTGATTGATGATCCGGCACGGCCCGCCCTTATTAATATTCTTGTCAATGAAGCGAAACGAAACGCAGAGGCCTTTGCGGACAACCGAATATCCGTCAACTACCAAATCTATAATTTTGACGGTTCCACATTGCGATAACTCAACCCCATTCTCTACAAAAAAACTCTTTTTTTACAATTGCCTCGGTAAAGAAAGCATCCGCATCTTCCGATAGAACCATAGGGGAGACGTGTACGGTTTCGCACACGATGTTCAACTTTGGTCGAGCGCCCCATGGGAGACTCTGGCTCTGCACCACGTATCCGTGCGTCAGGGCTGAAACATCAGTGTAAAGGGGCGCACATGCCAAGGGTGTCTATTGTTATACCCAACTACAACTATGGCCGATTTGCCGACAGACTTTTCGGCTCCATAGCCACACAATCCATGCCGCTTGAAGATATGGAAATATTCTTTGTTGACGACGGCAGCAGTGACGATTCGCTAGAGCGAGCAACTCACTGGGCGACACACATTCCCTGTGAACGATTTAAAATCATCCCATTGTCCCGAATCGGCAAACCCGGCCCGGTACGAAACCATGGGCTGGCACTCGCAACAGGTGAATACCTGTTCTGCATGGATCCAGACGACACACTGCACCCAGAATATCTGGCTCGATGCGTCAACACGCTTGAGAACACACCAAAAATTGACTTGATCTATACGGATTACCGGGAAAACACCTTTACTGAATCCCGTGATGTAGAACTCCCCAAATTCAATCAGGGGTTGTTGCGTATGCAAAACATTCTACCAAGCACAGCCGTCTACCGGCGTGAAGTTTGGGACGCAGGCGTTCGTTACCGCGACAACACCGAATATGAAGACTGGGATTATTGGATACAATGCCTGATGGCGGGAGCCAATTTTATTCGCCTCCCTGAAGTTCTCTATAATTATGAAATTCACACTTCAAATTTCTCCCATCATGCACAAAAAAACGATGGGCATGCCAAGGCGCAAATCGTTTTGAACAACGAATCTTTTTTCCACCCCCTCGTTCAGGAATGGGCAACGGATTACATGCGGGGAAGACTCCATTCACAGGCCTTTCAAAGAGGCCACATCCCAAGCCCGAAAGATGTACGAGCCTTGCTGAAAACCGTGGAACAAAAAGTTTTCAAGGCATCGGGATTCTAATCCGAATACCAATAAAAAAAGGACTGTGTGAAATCACACAGCCCTTTTTTTATATCAGATGGGATAATTCATCATTCGTTCTGAAAGGCTTCCCAATCGGCCAAAAATGTAGCCAACCCCTTATCCGTCAAGGGGTGTTGCATCAGCTGCATGATGGTGGCGTATGGCAAAGTAACCACGTCCGCACCGATCAAACCGGATTCAATGACATGCATGGGATGTCGCACAGATGCCACCAAAATTTTAGTCGCAAAGCTGTAGTTGTCGAAGATGGTCCGCATCTGGTCCACGCTTTCCATGCCGGACTGCCCCAGTCCATCAAGTCGACCCACAAAAGGCGAAACATAGGTTGCCCCGAGCTTGGCTGCCAGCAATGCCTGTGACGGAGAAAAAACCAGTGTAACGTTGGTCTTGATTTCACGTTCACGCAACTCCTTAAGCGCTTTGAGGCCTTCCGGGATCATAGGAATTTTAACCACCACATTCGGACCGAAGGAAACGAGGTCCTTGGCTTCCTTGATCATCTCCTCGTGAGTAGTACCTATAACTTCAAGCGAAACAGGACCATCAACGGCGTCACATATAAGTGAAGCCTGCTCACGCCAGTCGCCTCCCTCACGGGACATAAGCGTCGGGTTCGTGGTCACGCCATCAAGCAAACCGAGTTCATTGACTTCGCGTATCTGGTCCAGATTGGCCGTATCCAGAAAGAATTCCATGTGTCCTCCTTATGAGACCGGTGCAGAATATTCCACGTATTGATTATGCCGTGCATAGCATACTCGAAAAAGAGTGGAAACCTTCCGCAAACGTTTTCGATTCCACAACCATTCTCCTTTCACCTTTCTTCGGTTTCGTTTACATTAGCCGCATGTCGATCATGGAACCCATCAAAATACTCGGACTTTCACCCGGCGCACTCGAAATTTCGAACGCTGCCAGAAAGACTCTAGCCACTGCCAATCTGGTCGTCGGCGGCAAGCGATTGCTTGCAGCCTGTCAAGACGCAATCTCACCCAAAAATTGTGCGACACTACCTATCACAGGCCCTCTGCCGCCAATTATCGACACGATCCGCAAAGCAGCGAAAGTCGGTGACTCCGTAGTGGTGCTCGCAGATGGGGACCCGCTCTTTTTCGGCATCGGCAAACGATTGGGTGAAGACCTTGGTCGAGAAAACATCGTTGTTGAACCGAATATTTCCACAATGCAACTGGCTGCTGCCCGACTCAAATTGCCATGGCAGAAAATGGATTTCGTCTCCCTGCATGGACGCGACGATTTTGCACCACTCTATGCCGCGCTGGTCAGAGCCGATCTCATCGCAGTTTTTACCGATAAGGAAAACACTCCCGCAGAAATCGCACGAGCTTTGCTCGAACGCGGTGCCGACTGCTTTGCCATGACTGTCCTTGAAGATCTCGGCTCACCAGAGGAACAAATTCGTCCTCTGGCTCTCCCCGACACATGGGGGATGGAATTTTCGAACCTCAATCTGGTCATATTGGAACGTTTGTATCCACCGGAAATCGAATTGACACTTGGTATCCCTGATCATTTCTATCTGCATCAGAAAAACCTGATCACCAAATTACCTGTGCGGGCCACTGGCCTTGCCCATCTTAATGTCGAACCGGACTCCACGGTCTGGGACCTCGGCGCAGGTTGTGGTTCAGTTTCCATAGAGGCATCTCATTTAGCCCGACGTGGCCGTGTCTTTGCCGTAGAAAGGCACAAAACCCGTGCGGCCATGATTCGTGAGAACATCCGACGTACCGGCGCATGGCTGGTCGACACGGTGCTCGGCGCAATGCCTGACTCACTCGAAGGACTGCCTGAACCGGACCGCATTTTCATCGGCGGAGGGCTGGGTGGTGAATCGAATCAAAAAACGTCCCTGCTCGCCGTTGCCTGTGATCGACTCAAGCCAAGGGGACGCATGGTCGTCCACTGCATCCTGCTTGATTCCCTGCATGAGGCCAAAGACCATTTCCAGAAACTCGGCTGGCATTTCGGCGTGACCCAGCTTCAGGCCTCGGCCACTGATTCTCTAGCCGGAGACCTTCGCTTCAAGGCACAAAATCCTGTTTTCGTTTTATGGGCTGAAAAACCTTAGAAACTGCTAAAAGTATTATTATTGGCAGCCCACACACCATAGAGTACCATGAAGCACATGCCTGCCAATAGAAACCACCACCCCCTTCGAGCCTTGCGCGCATGGGCTCTTTACGACTGGGCCAACTCGGGATTCGCCGCATTGGTGCAAACCTTTGTGTTCGCGGCGTATTTCACCAAAGCCGTCGCAGAAAACGAAACTCTGGGCACAGCTCAATGGGGCAACATGATGGGTGTGGCAGGACTGATCATCGGCATTGGCGGGCCGATACTCGGCGCCGTGGCTGACCGTTCCGGCAGGCGTAAACCATGGCTCGGCCTATTTACCGGTGTTTGTATCACGGCCACATTTCTGCTCTGGTTCGTCCAGCCAAATGCTTCATACGTCTGGCTTGGTCTCCTTCTGGCCGGAATCGGCACTATTGGTAGCGAATACGCCATGGTTTTCTACAACGCCATGCTCCCGGATCTGGCAGAACCCAAGGTCATCGGCCGCTGGTCCGGCTGGGGATGGGGGCTGGGATACGCAGGAGGTCTGATCCTGCTCATCATCGCACTCTATGGATTCGTACAACCGCCGGGCTGGTTCGGCGTCCCTCGCGAAGGAGCCATGCACATCCGGGCAGTCATGCCACTGACAGCACTTTGGTATCTAATATTCTGCCTACCGCTCTTTCTCTATTCCCCAGACACGCCATCCACAGACGTCCCGCTCAAACGGGCGATAACAGAAGCCGTTTCCCAATTACGCGACTCCATCAAACATGTCCGCGACTACCGAGGCATCGCCATCTTCCTGCTGGCCCGCATGTTCTATAATGACGGCCTGACCACCATGTTCGCCTTTGGCGGCATCTATGCGGCGGCGACATTCGGCATGTCCGCGTCCGAAGTCATTCTCTTTGGCATTGGACTCAACGTGACCGCAGGCGTAGGGGCAGCGTCTTTCGCATGGCTTGATGACTGGCTCGGACCACGCAAGACGATTCTTTTCTCCCTGATCGGACTGGTAATTCCGGGGGCTGCCATTCTGTTCGTCACAGACAAAACCCTGTTCTGGATTTT
This genomic window contains:
- a CDS encoding cytochrome c3 family protein, producing MKKSLIISLMVVALVCVFALPAVIAGNAAPDQITMTAPEGVKATKTAVEFPHKKHSELGIDCMVCHHKAESKEAVKSCASEGCHVDASKAAKKDPKGFYQAFHNKKSKASCLGCHKVEKKAGKAAPVGCKDCHPKK
- the cobJ gene encoding precorrin-3B C(17)-methyltransferase — protein: MIKAVSLGPGDESLLTPAARKALEEADVVAGYKGYIELTPPELLEGKEVVSTGMMGEVERVKSAVECARSGRKTVMVCSGDAGIYAMAGLILEILEAEGLLEKIPFEVIPGVAAFNAASALLGAPLMHDFASISLSDLLTPWELIEKRLAAAASADFVIAIYNPRSRKRHDHLQKALDIIAKFRSPETPVGVVGKAYRPGQSVKAVTLNSVDFEAVDMQTVLIVGNSATRIAGGRLLTPRGYHQKYDI
- a CDS encoding cobalt-precorrin 5A hydrolase encodes the protein MSVKKIAYYALTSKGHTIVSRLAAKLGGTVYASRRLEAEGAAPFDSLSELISATFNTFDAHVFVAAAGIAVRCIAPHLQSKETDPAVVCLDQEGQYAISLLAGHLGGANELSTQCARVLGGQPVITTATDSVGVLSIDMLAQSQGLVIDDISRVKFVNIALLEGMTVQLHDPEDWLGLAWDMSFEGISDPADWDRNRPGIWVTWHDDCPQGALCLHPRMLHLGVGCRLDVTKEEILDHVYSVFKEKGLALKSIASLGSVEAKRHEAGLLEAAHDFGVDPVFYTTKQLASIDVPTPSDMVLAHMNVPSVAEASALLATHGGELVVTKEKTSTVTLAVARAKGD
- the hemL gene encoding glutamate-1-semialdehyde 2,1-aminomutase, which produces MNSKELYAKAQTLMPGGVNSPLRACRYVNAEPVFIENAKGAYLYDVDGRKYIDYVFSWGPQILGHQDPAVSEAAHKAIDQGSSYGAPCFGEVALAEAINKLVPSMDMMRMVSSGTEATMSALRLARGYTGRNKFVKFIGNYHGHADAFLAAAGSAAAVVPGTPGVPEEVTKHTLLAQYNDLDAVKALFEESGDEIACVIVEPAAGNMGLVKPKEGFLQGLRDVCTQYGAVLIFDEVITGFRLARGGAQERYGITPDLTTLGKIIGGGFPVGCFGGKREIMEHMAPVGGVFQAGTLSGNPVAMAAGLATLHRLAECDYAALEARTTAFAEELASIVEGKGKPVHLVQIGSAFTMYFSDKPVTNMIESGQCDSEAYATYWQQMLAQGVYLAPAGFECAFTSFAHTDEDFEKTLEAARKVQF
- a CDS encoding Lrp/AsnC family transcriptional regulator, which produces MAIQFTETEERILALAGTDLPDTEQPFKTIAEAVGVDEQDVINLLADLKERKIIRRFGATLRHQKAGYGHNAMVAWRVPEERSDEIGEICAARPEISHCYIRRTYPEWTYNLYTMIHGERPGHANEVVAELEQIIGIDDNCVLKSLKELKKTSMVYFK
- a CDS encoding NAD(P)H-dependent glycerol-3-phosphate dehydrogenase, giving the protein MKIAVLGAGAWGTTLADMLAKNDVNTTLWAREPEVVANIREKRENSTFLPGVTLSEKLNIESDPETAFAGADYFLVVIPSQFIRPALEGFRDILPMNPVIVCASKGIELNSLAPMSRVVAEALEGKRPRYASLSGPSFAAEVSADMPTSVSLGCEDHELGRELQEAFSTPFFRVYFTPDYRGVELGGAVKNVIAIAAGMADGLNFGHDARAALITRGLAELSRLGEAMGGQERTFMGLSGMGDLVLTCTGDLSRNRQVGLKLGQGQKLDDIINEMKAVAEGVKTTKSLYDLSKKLNVELPITDQVYKILYEDKDPAQATRDLMNRDLKDE
- a CDS encoding SDR family oxidoreductase, with translation MTHGPVLVLGSTGYVGGRLVPLLLEKGFTVRAAGRSVEKIKARSWGDNPNVEAIQADMHDADSLSRAAKGCTAAFYLVHSMSSPGRDFAEQERDAAYNMVTAAQHADLSRIIYLGGLGEDHEDHPLSKHLRSRAEVSRILALGPAKVTTLRAAQIVGSGSSSFELVRYLADRLPFMITPKWVRTKTQPISIRNVLGYLVGCLENDETAGLTLDIGGPDILSYQELFQLYAEVAGIPKRRIYPFPFLSPRLSSFWVSMITPMPMTLSRSLIEGLRNEVICRDDRIRTLVPQELVSCHEAIRLALDKTEHQKVETCLFDVGSACMPEWASENDPKYAGGTRFEMGYKARLQGNPTKVWKVVTRIGGEQGWYYGDPLWRLRGFIDRILAGPGLKRGRPHGNGTPRVGDALDFWRVLASDEGRRLLLLAEMRLPGEALLDFKFDSQWGNAVDLSMTAKFLPKGLTGILYWYAMYPFHVVLFKNILKNISDLAGTHLYEPPRRVD